GCAACTCACCGCCGACAACATAGACTTCCAGCACTACGGCTTCATCGTCTCGCTTGTAGGAGGTGAGAAGAAAACCGTCGCCGCCCACAGGGGAACACAAACAATCAATCTATAAACGCGTGATCGGGTTGGCAGGCCAAGCTGGACTCAGGAGCCAAGATCAGCTCCGCGTTTACCTGATGAGCCTGTCACACTGTTCCTCCTGCCTTGCCGAAGACGATCCCATGGAGTTTGGCGTCTGCATAATTTACCAGAAGGAAGGGACAGTTCAAGGACGCAGCCGTCAGCATAAAAGCGGTGTGTTGTCTTGGAGCTCATCATCGGGTTGGGCAACGAAATTCTCAAGCGGGCCCTTCAAGCCGCCCCCCAAAGGGTGATGCAGGATCAGGCTCGTGCGGCGGGGATAGCCAACCCGTCGATCTAATGATGAAATGATTCTGGCGCACATTTGGTGATGGACTATTTTGCCTTTGCGTAGTTTTCTGAGTGGCCGATTCTTCCTCCTATTAGATGACGCGCAGGCGCAGTAGGTCGAAGCAGCGGTGTTTAAGTCCGAGCGTTCGGCAGGCTGTATGGAAGCGGTTGGCACATGATTTTCCGCATCACTGGCACGGGCAGGTCACCTATAAGGTGGCAGGCGCTGGAACGATGTACGCCTCATCGACACTAACGCGCCCCGGGCCTCCAGCGACATCCGAGCCGCACCCAAGCCCACCGCGGCACTCCTCGCCCCGCGGTCAGTTATACCCGGTCTCAATATCTTCCCCGTCTGCGCATGTTCAACGCGCGGGCCTCCAAACGGATGCACGGCTTCCGTCCGCGTAGTACGCCCCGTGGCAGGGATATATGAAGGGCTGGATTCTGAAAACCAGCGCACTGGGCAGTTAAGGTGGGCAGAGTTGACTGCAAACACAGTGAACTGCCTCGCCCCGCCGCGACAGTCCGAACATAGACAGGCCAACCGGCGCGAAGCTGCAATTTTGTAAGGACAGTACAATATTCTGCAGGCTCCGATTGGGAACTTTCTTCGATAAAGGCAGAATTTGTTGCATCCAATCGGTGGAAAATAGAAAGTACACCTTATGACTATTTCCTCAGATTTCAGAGTTTCTCATAGCCCCAGGTTGTTCAGTCTCCTCGTTATCGGGCTGACGTTGAGTTCATTTGCCACATATGCCCTCGCTCAAACCGAGATCACCACCAAAAGCGAGGCGTTGGAAGCAACCACAGATGTCAGCTCTAGTCTTCCGGAATCGCCGGATGCTGCGCTGATTGGCCAGGGGGCGACGGCTCGAAGCACAGCCTCGGTCTCGAATACGCCTTCGAAGCGCGTGCTCGGGATTATCCCGAACTATCGCTCGGTCGGAGTAGGTGCGCAACTTCCTCCGCAGACGATACGCAATAAGTTCATCACGGCGGCTTCGGACACGATCGATCCGTCGTCATTTGCGCTGGCAGCGCTTCTTGCGGGATATAACGATGCCCGCGCCGCGACACCCGAATTTCACGGTGGGGCGGTGGCGTATGGGCGATATTTTTGGCACTCATTTGCCGATCAGTCGATCGAAAATGTGTCGGTGGAGTTTCTCGTGCCGGCGTTTACCCATGAGGACACGCGGTACTACACACTGGGAACGGGCGGGAAGAAGAAGCGCCTCGAATATTCGTTGACGCGGATCTTTGTCACGCGCTCCGACTCCGGAAAAGAAACGATCAACCTGAGCGAACTGCTCGGAGCGGGGCTGGCGTCGGGAGTGTCGTCGCGTTATTACCCGGTGAGCCAGAGGGACGCGGGCAGCGTCCTCCAGCAATATGCCCTCAACCTGGGAATCGATGCGGCCAGTTATGCGTTGCGTGAGTTCGATAACGATATCTCGCGGAAGTTCAGCAGGAAACACGACAAGTAAGGATCATCCAGCCACTCCAGAGACCGGCGAAGGCAAAATGACAGGCTCTCACCAAGTAGAACTTCGGACTTAGGATTGTCCTTCTTCGCGATGTGCTTGAGACTCGAGTTCAATATTCGCGAGCTAATTAAAGTCTTCAGCGGCAACTATGACTTGTGCGGAAGCCTTTACGAAAACCTTGCTGTCGACGATTCCGACTATTGAGACTGTGATCGCCGGAGCAAAAATGGGCCATGTCATACGCGCGTGCGGCATGATATGGCGGTGTAAGAGTAGTCCACCGCCGGGATTGTGTTTCATGGGTGGCGGCGCGGCGGCCTGAGTCATGGGACACCAGAGGATATTCAAGGTGAAAATTTACGGCCGAGTGCGTCGTGCGATGCTGGTCGAGGGGCACAGCCAGCGAGGAGTAGCCTTTGAGGCCGATATCTCGCGTGAGTCTGTTCGGAAGATGCTTCGTTACTCGGTTCCTCCGGGCTATCGGCCCAACAGACGGTATCACGACCAAGGATGGGGAAGCGGCTGGCATACGGCGAAGCATGTCTTTGATCGGCCTAGAGAAGAGCACGGGTCTTGATGAAGCTCTTGAGGCTAATCTCCGCCCATACGCCCCGGATAAAAAGGTTCTTTCAGTTCCAGGATTGGGATGACGGTGCGCCCTCGCAGGAAGAAGGTCGTGCCATCGATCACGCACTGATCGCGAGTAATCACGATGCGCTCATCTAACGATTTGGTCGGAATAAGTGATGCTGCCTATAGCGCCTGAACGCTGAGCTCAACGGCAATACATCATGAAATCGACCGCACTTGCGAAGCGAGTATCCGGTCGCCAATTCCAAGTGTGCAGCATTCCGAACTTCGTCCTTCTCTCTGGGGGACGTACCGTCTCCAGCAACCTGGACTGGTGGCTCATGA
This region of Granulicella tundricola MP5ACTX9 genomic DNA includes:
- a CDS encoding DUF2199 domain-containing protein, whose translation is MPTKSLDERIVITRDQCVIDGTTFFLRGRTVIPILELKEPFYPGRMGGD